The Streptomyces sp. SS1-1 genome has a segment encoding these proteins:
- a CDS encoding DUF3017 domain-containing protein — protein sequence MPAEQGADGADDIEVRDPISAPDADGTPRRTTRRFPLFTRDTARPEGGGRAAPGDAPAPARQWPILLVCGLVAVGLLITALDVFRAGTLLIGSALLVGAVLRWVLPSVGMLAVRSRFTDMVTYGVLGLAIVLLALMAQPKPLLTVPFFKDALHFTVDN from the coding sequence GTGCCGGCTGAGCAGGGCGCCGACGGCGCGGACGACATCGAGGTCCGGGATCCGATCAGCGCGCCGGACGCGGACGGCACGCCCCGGCGGACCACCCGGCGCTTCCCCTTGTTCACCCGGGACACGGCCCGCCCGGAGGGCGGCGGCCGGGCGGCGCCCGGTGACGCGCCGGCCCCCGCCCGGCAGTGGCCGATCCTGCTCGTCTGCGGACTGGTCGCCGTGGGCCTGCTCATCACCGCGCTCGACGTGTTCCGGGCCGGCACGCTGCTCATCGGAAGCGCGCTGCTGGTCGGCGCGGTGCTGCGCTGGGTCCTGCCGAGCGTCGGCATGCTCGCCGTGCGCTCCCGCTTCACCGACATGGTGACGTACGGCGTGCTGGGGCTCGCGATCGTGCTGCTGGCGCTGATGGCCCAGCCGAAGCCACTGCTGACGGTCCCGTTCTTCAAGGACGCGTTGCACTTCACGGTCGACAACTGA
- a CDS encoding helix-turn-helix domain-containing protein: MPRWKDLPDEMDPQVREFASQLRRLVDRSGLSIAALADRTGYSKTSWERYLNGRLLAPKGAIVALAEVTGTNPVHLTTMWELAERAWSRSEMRHDMTMEAIRISQARAALSEFGPPPAGAKGATKTGRAARRGGSATATPGVAGPAGVSPTVPVQPSAPDVPDSSGRPGPSRDAESSGGNSWGVAGYRGPAPTGAGRAPAAPGASPYPPGAPGEFGEPPQGPRADRRAPAAAGAGKRRVTMFLAGVVGVLVVIGLAFYLTSSGSGTKDDEAARTPSPSATTDQDLPAGVKCSGDSCTGKDAEAMGCSGDLVTTAKTATVGTAVVEVRYSETCGAAWGRVTQASQGAEVSVEVGKAKETGSITATGDTIAYTPMVAVKDAGEAVACVTLPAGQDGCTK; the protein is encoded by the coding sequence ATGCCTCGTTGGAAGGACTTGCCGGATGAGATGGATCCGCAGGTCAGAGAGTTCGCGAGCCAGTTGCGCAGGCTCGTGGACCGCAGTGGTCTGAGCATCGCCGCGCTCGCCGACCGCACCGGCTACAGCAAGACGTCCTGGGAGCGGTATCTGAACGGGCGGCTGCTCGCGCCCAAGGGCGCGATCGTGGCGCTCGCCGAGGTCACCGGGACCAACCCGGTGCACCTGACGACGATGTGGGAGCTGGCCGAGCGTGCCTGGAGCCGTTCGGAGATGCGCCACGACATGACCATGGAGGCCATCCGGATCTCCCAGGCCCGCGCGGCGCTGAGCGAGTTCGGCCCGCCGCCGGCAGGCGCCAAGGGCGCCACGAAGACGGGCAGGGCCGCCCGCCGGGGCGGGAGCGCCACGGCGACCCCCGGTGTGGCCGGTCCGGCCGGTGTGTCCCCAACGGTGCCGGTCCAGCCGTCCGCCCCCGACGTACCGGACTCCTCGGGCCGTCCGGGCCCGTCGCGGGACGCCGAGTCCTCCGGCGGCAACTCCTGGGGCGTGGCGGGCTATCGGGGCCCCGCGCCGACCGGCGCCGGACGTGCCCCGGCGGCACCCGGCGCGTCCCCGTACCCGCCCGGCGCCCCGGGGGAGTTCGGCGAGCCGCCGCAGGGACCCCGGGCCGACCGCCGGGCCCCCGCGGCCGCCGGCGCGGGCAAGCGGCGGGTGACGATGTTCCTCGCGGGCGTCGTCGGTGTGCTGGTCGTCATCGGCCTGGCCTTCTACCTCACCTCCAGCGGCAGCGGGACGAAGGACGACGAGGCCGCCCGGACGCCCTCGCCGAGCGCCACCACCGACCAGGACCTGCCGGCCGGGGTGAAGTGCAGCGGTGACTCCTGCACCGGCAAGGACGCCGAGGCGATGGGGTGCAGCGGCGACCTGGTGACCACCGCCAAGACCGCGACGGTCGGCACGGCCGTCGTCGAGGTGCGCTACAGCGAGACGTGCGGTGCCGCGTGGGGCCGGGTCACCCAGGCGTCGCAGGGCGCCGAGGTCTCGGTCGAGGTCGGCAAGGCCAAGGAGACCGGCTCGATCACGGCGACCGGCGACACGATCGCCTACACGCCGATGGTGGCCGTGAAGGACGCGGGCGAGGCCGTCGCCTGTGTGACCCTGCCCGCCGGACAGGACGGCTGCACGAAGTAG
- a CDS encoding aldehyde dehydrogenase family protein, whose protein sequence is MADSTELTARGTIHVGGAWRGAVSGATREILDPADAAPFAVVAEGDEQDVDLAVEAARRAFDGGQGAWPQTPVADRAALLRRVADLLTRDRDKLGLLESRDAGKTVEEGRVDIDCVADAFRYFADLVAAEAPGRVVDAGSPDIHSVVVHEPVGVCALITPWNYPLLQASWKIAPALAAGNTFVVKPSEITPLTTIALIDLLVEAGLPTGVANIVTGPGHSVGARLSEHPDVDLVSFTGGLASGTKVARAAAPTVKKVALELGGKNPNVVFADACATDEGFDTAVDQALNAAFIHSGQVCSAGSRLIVEESVRDRFVGELARRAQKIRLGRGTADGVECGPLVSEQQRDKVEAYVESALKEGAVLRSGGRRPEPSADRPASGWFYEPTVLDHCHREMRVVREEVFGPVLTVETFRTEDEAVALANDTEYGLAGAVWTADAGRARRVAGRLRHGTVWINDFHPYLPQAEWGGFGKSGVGRELGPAGLAEYREAKHVYQNLAPRPVRWFSG, encoded by the coding sequence ATGGCGGACAGTACGGAACTGACGGCACGCGGCACCATCCACGTGGGAGGGGCATGGCGCGGCGCCGTCTCCGGCGCGACGCGCGAGATCCTCGACCCCGCGGACGCGGCGCCGTTCGCCGTGGTCGCCGAGGGTGACGAACAGGACGTCGACCTCGCGGTGGAGGCCGCCCGGCGCGCCTTCGACGGCGGTCAGGGCGCCTGGCCGCAAACCCCGGTCGCCGACCGCGCGGCCCTGCTGCGCCGGGTCGCCGACCTCCTCACGCGCGACCGCGACAAGCTCGGCCTGCTGGAGAGCCGCGACGCCGGCAAGACCGTCGAGGAGGGGCGCGTCGACATCGACTGCGTCGCCGACGCCTTCCGCTACTTCGCCGACCTGGTCGCCGCCGAGGCCCCCGGCCGGGTCGTCGACGCCGGTTCCCCCGACATCCACAGCGTCGTCGTGCACGAGCCGGTCGGCGTCTGCGCGCTGATCACGCCGTGGAACTACCCGCTGCTCCAGGCCAGCTGGAAGATCGCCCCGGCGCTCGCCGCCGGGAACACCTTCGTCGTCAAGCCCAGCGAGATCACCCCGCTGACGACGATCGCCCTGATCGACCTGCTCGTCGAGGCGGGCCTGCCCACCGGTGTCGCCAACATCGTCACCGGCCCCGGCCACTCCGTCGGCGCCCGGCTCTCCGAGCACCCCGACGTCGACCTCGTCTCCTTCACCGGCGGCCTGGCCAGCGGCACCAAGGTGGCGCGGGCCGCCGCACCCACCGTCAAGAAGGTCGCGCTCGAACTCGGCGGCAAGAACCCCAACGTGGTCTTCGCCGACGCCTGCGCCACCGACGAGGGCTTCGACACCGCCGTCGACCAGGCCCTCAACGCCGCGTTCATCCACAGCGGCCAGGTCTGCTCGGCCGGTTCCCGCCTCATCGTCGAGGAGTCCGTCCGGGACCGCTTCGTCGGCGAACTCGCCCGCCGGGCGCAGAAGATCCGCCTCGGCCGCGGCACAGCCGACGGCGTCGAGTGCGGCCCGCTCGTCTCCGAGCAGCAGCGCGACAAGGTCGAGGCGTACGTCGAGTCCGCGCTCAAGGAGGGCGCCGTGCTGCGCTCCGGCGGCCGGCGTCCCGAGCCGTCCGCCGACCGCCCGGCGAGCGGCTGGTTCTACGAGCCGACCGTCCTCGACCACTGCCACCGCGAGATGCGCGTCGTCCGCGAGGAGGTCTTCGGCCCGGTCCTCACCGTCGAGACCTTCCGCACCGAGGACGAGGCCGTCGCCCTCGCCAACGACACCGAGTACGGCCTCGCCGGCGCCGTGTGGACCGCCGACGCGGGCCGGGCCCGCCGGGTCGCCGGACGGCTGCGCCACGGCACCGTCTGGATCAACGACTTCCACCCCTACCTCCCGCAGGCGGAGTGGGGCGGCTTCGGCAAGAGCGGTGTGGGACGCGAACTCGGCCCCGCCGGGCTCGCCGAGTACCGGGAGGCCAAGCACGTCTACCAGAACCTGGCGCCGCGGCCGGTCCGCTGGTTCTCCGGCTGA
- a CDS encoding GMC family oxidoreductase encodes MSENTPVYDYVVVGGGTAGSVIASRLTENPDVTVAVIEGGPSDVGRDDVLTLRRWMGLLGGELDYDYPTTEQPRGNSHIRHSRARVLGGCSSHNTLIAFKPLPSDWDEWEAAGAEGWGAVPMEAYYARLKNNIVPVDEKDRNAIARDFVDAAQDTLGVPRVEGFNKKPFTEGVGFFDLAYHPENNKRSSASVAYLHPVMDERENLTILLETWAYKLELDGTRAEGVHVRAKDGRETLIRARREVVLCAGAVDTPRLLLHSGVGPERDLTKLGIPVAHDLPGVGENLLDHPESVIVWETNGPIPDNSAMDSDAGLFVRRDPEHQGPDLMFHFYQIPFTDNPERLGYQRPEFGVSMTPNIPKPKSRGRLYLTSADPSVKPALDFRYFTDEDDYDARTLVDGIRIAREIAKSEPLAHWLKREVCPGPDITGDEELSEYARKVAHTVYHPAGTCRMGAADDELAVVDPELRVRGLEGIRIADASVFPTMTAVNPMIGVLMVGEKAADLMGGEA; translated from the coding sequence ATGTCCGAGAACACCCCTGTCTACGACTACGTCGTCGTCGGAGGCGGCACCGCGGGTTCCGTGATCGCCTCCCGGCTCACCGAGAACCCGGACGTCACCGTCGCCGTCATCGAGGGCGGCCCCAGCGACGTCGGCCGGGACGACGTCCTGACCCTGCGCCGCTGGATGGGCCTGCTCGGCGGCGAACTGGACTACGACTACCCGACCACCGAACAGCCGCGCGGCAACAGCCACATCCGGCACAGCCGGGCCCGCGTCCTCGGCGGCTGCTCCTCGCACAACACCCTCATCGCCTTCAAGCCGCTGCCGTCCGACTGGGACGAGTGGGAGGCGGCCGGCGCCGAGGGCTGGGGCGCGGTGCCCATGGAGGCGTACTACGCCCGGCTGAAGAACAACATCGTCCCGGTCGACGAGAAGGACCGGAACGCCATCGCCCGCGACTTCGTCGACGCGGCCCAGGACACGCTCGGCGTGCCCCGCGTCGAGGGCTTCAACAAGAAGCCGTTCACCGAGGGCGTCGGCTTCTTCGACCTCGCCTACCACCCCGAGAACAACAAGCGCTCCTCGGCGTCGGTGGCGTATCTGCACCCCGTGATGGACGAGCGGGAGAACCTCACGATCCTGCTGGAGACGTGGGCGTACAAGCTGGAACTGGACGGCACCCGCGCCGAGGGCGTGCACGTGCGCGCCAAGGACGGCCGGGAGACGCTGATCCGGGCCCGCCGCGAGGTCGTCCTGTGCGCCGGAGCCGTCGACACCCCCCGGCTGCTGCTGCACTCCGGCGTCGGCCCGGAGCGGGACCTGACGAAGCTGGGCATCCCGGTCGCCCACGACCTGCCCGGCGTCGGCGAGAACCTGCTCGACCACCCCGAGTCCGTGATCGTCTGGGAGACGAACGGACCCATCCCCGACAACTCCGCGATGGACTCCGACGCGGGCCTTTTCGTGCGGCGCGACCCCGAACACCAGGGCCCCGACCTGATGTTCCACTTCTACCAGATCCCCTTCACGGACAACCCGGAGCGACTGGGCTACCAGCGGCCCGAGTTCGGCGTCTCGATGACCCCGAACATCCCCAAGCCCAAGAGCCGCGGCCGGCTGTACCTGACCAGTGCCGACCCGTCCGTGAAGCCCGCGCTGGACTTCCGGTACTTCACCGACGAGGACGACTACGACGCCCGCACCCTCGTCGACGGCATCCGCATCGCCCGCGAGATCGCGAAGTCGGAGCCCCTCGCGCACTGGCTCAAGCGCGAGGTCTGCCCCGGACCGGACATCACCGGCGACGAGGAGCTGAGCGAGTACGCGCGCAAGGTCGCGCACACCGTGTACCACCCGGCCGGCACCTGCCGTATGGGCGCCGCCGACGACGAACTGGCCGTCGTGGACCCCGAACTGCGGGTCCGCGGCCTCGAAGGCATCCGAATAGCCGATGCCTCCGTCTTCCCGACCATGACCGCCGTGAACCCGATGATCGGGGTGCTCATGGTCGGGGAGAAGGCGGCGGACCTGATGGGAGGTGAGGCGTGA
- a CDS encoding bifunctional methylenetetrahydrofolate dehydrogenase/methenyltetrahydrofolate cyclohydrolase, whose amino-acid sequence MTAQILDGKATAAAIKSDLTARVAALKEKGVTPGLGTILVGDDPGSQKYVAGKHRDCAQVGIASIQRELPATASQEEIEAVVRELNEDPACTGYIVQLPLPKGIDENRILELMDPDKDADGLHPMNLGRLVLNEPAPLPCTPNGVLTLLRRYGVEIKGAEVVVVGRGVTIGRPMPLLLTRRSENATVTQCHTGTRDLSSHLKRADIIVAAAGSAHLIRPEDVKPGAAVLDVGVSRSAEGKIVGDVHPGVAEVAGWISPNPGGVGPMTRAQLLVNVVEAAERSAG is encoded by the coding sequence ATGACCGCCCAGATTCTCGATGGCAAGGCCACCGCAGCCGCGATCAAGTCCGACCTGACCGCCCGCGTGGCGGCGCTGAAGGAGAAGGGCGTCACGCCCGGCCTCGGCACCATCCTCGTCGGGGACGACCCCGGCAGCCAGAAGTACGTCGCCGGCAAGCACCGCGACTGCGCGCAGGTCGGCATCGCCTCCATCCAGCGTGAACTGCCCGCCACCGCCTCGCAGGAGGAGATCGAGGCGGTCGTCCGCGAGCTCAACGAGGACCCGGCCTGCACCGGCTACATCGTGCAGCTCCCGCTGCCCAAGGGCATCGACGAGAACCGCATCCTGGAGCTGATGGACCCGGACAAGGACGCCGACGGCCTGCACCCGATGAACCTGGGCCGTCTCGTCCTCAACGAGCCCGCCCCGCTGCCCTGCACCCCCAACGGCGTCCTCACCCTGCTCCGCCGCTACGGCGTGGAGATCAAGGGCGCCGAGGTCGTGGTCGTCGGCCGCGGTGTCACCATCGGCCGCCCGATGCCGCTGCTGCTGACCCGCCGTAGCGAGAACGCGACCGTCACCCAGTGCCACACCGGGACGCGGGACCTGTCGTCGCACCTCAAGCGCGCGGACATCATCGTCGCCGCCGCGGGCTCCGCCCACCTGATCCGCCCCGAGGACGTCAAGCCCGGCGCGGCCGTCCTCGACGTCGGCGTCTCGCGCAGCGCCGAGGGCAAGATCGTGGGCGACGTCCACCCCGGAGTCGCCGAGGTGGCCGGCTGGATCTCCCCGAACCCCGGCGGTGTGGGCCCGATGACCCGGGCGCAGCTGCTGGTCAACGTGGTGGAGGCGGCGGAGCGCAGTGCCGGCTGA
- a CDS encoding helix-turn-helix domain-containing protein, translating to MGAWQPLPEGLPPEVRHFVEQLRLLKDRTGLSLVALGARTAYSKSSWQRYLNATQPPPRQAVVALCRVAGTGAEEAERFGVRWELAVKVWPKQPAPPGKQEDAGPPLQEAPAATGQDPGDGYEDDPTLPWWDAPLPARPSPSRRLLTAAVVLAALLALAALIGALAFG from the coding sequence ATGGGTGCGTGGCAGCCGCTGCCCGAGGGTCTGCCGCCCGAGGTGCGGCACTTCGTGGAGCAGTTACGGCTGCTCAAGGACCGCACGGGCCTCAGCCTGGTCGCGCTGGGCGCGCGCACCGCGTACAGCAAGTCCTCCTGGCAGCGCTATCTCAACGCCACGCAGCCGCCGCCCCGGCAGGCCGTCGTCGCGCTGTGCCGGGTCGCCGGCACCGGGGCGGAGGAGGCCGAGCGCTTCGGGGTGCGCTGGGAGCTGGCGGTCAAGGTGTGGCCGAAGCAGCCGGCGCCCCCGGGGAAGCAGGAGGACGCCGGGCCTCCGCTCCAGGAGGCGCCCGCCGCCACCGGGCAAGATCCCGGCGACGGCTACGAGGACGACCCGACCCTCCCCTGGTGGGACGCGCCCCTGCCGGCCCGTCCGTCCCCGTCGCGGCGGCTGCTGACGGCGGCCGTGGTGCTCGCCGCCCTCCTGGCCCTGGCCGCGCTGATCGGCGCCCTCGCGTTCGGCTGA
- the purH gene encoding bifunctional phosphoribosylaminoimidazolecarboxamide formyltransferase/IMP cyclohydrolase has product MTAESNKRAIRRALVSVYDKTGLEDLARGLHEAGVELVSTGSTAAKIAAAGVPVTKVEELTGFPECLDGRVKTLHPRVHAGILADLRLDSHREQLAELGVEPFDLVVVNLYPFRETVASGASPDECVEQIDIGGPSMVRAAAKNHPSVAVVTSPDRYADVLGAVRDGGFDLATRKRLAAEAFQHTAAYDVAVASWFASSYAPVDESQFPDFLGATWERENTLRYGENPHQPAALYVDGTGSGLAKAEQLHGKEMSYNNYTDTDAARRAAYDHAEPCVAIIKHANPCGIAIGADVAEAHRKAHACDPLSAFGGVIAVNRPVSKEMAEQVAEIFTEVIVAPDYEEGALEALAKKKNIRVLRCPERPGNPVEVKPIDGGALLQVTDRLQAEGDDPAHWTLATGEALSAEELAELAFAWKACRAVKSNAILLAKDGASVGVGMGQVNRVDSAKLAVERAGAERAQGSYAASDAFFPFPDGLEILIEAGVKAVVQPGGSVRDELVVEAAKKAGVTMYFTGTRHFFH; this is encoded by the coding sequence GTGACCGCCGAGAGCAACAAGCGGGCCATTCGACGGGCGCTCGTCAGCGTCTACGACAAGACCGGTCTGGAAGACCTCGCGCGCGGCCTGCACGAGGCGGGTGTCGAGCTCGTCTCCACCGGCTCCACGGCCGCGAAGATCGCCGCGGCCGGGGTCCCCGTGACCAAGGTCGAGGAGCTCACCGGCTTCCCCGAGTGCCTGGACGGCCGGGTGAAGACGCTGCACCCGCGCGTGCACGCCGGCATCCTCGCCGACCTGCGGCTGGACAGCCACCGCGAGCAGCTGGCCGAGCTGGGTGTCGAGCCGTTCGACCTGGTCGTCGTCAACCTCTACCCGTTCCGCGAGACCGTGGCGTCCGGGGCGTCGCCCGACGAGTGCGTCGAGCAGATCGACATCGGCGGCCCGTCGATGGTGCGCGCGGCCGCCAAGAACCACCCGTCGGTCGCCGTCGTCACCAGCCCCGACCGGTACGCCGACGTCCTCGGCGCCGTCCGCGACGGCGGCTTCGACCTGGCCACCCGCAAGCGGCTCGCGGCCGAGGCGTTCCAGCACACGGCGGCCTACGACGTGGCCGTGGCGAGCTGGTTCGCGTCCTCCTACGCCCCCGTGGACGAGTCGCAGTTCCCCGACTTCCTCGGCGCCACCTGGGAGCGGGAGAACACCCTCCGCTACGGCGAGAACCCGCACCAGCCGGCCGCGCTGTACGTCGACGGCACCGGCAGCGGCCTGGCCAAGGCCGAGCAGCTGCACGGCAAGGAGATGTCGTACAACAACTACACCGACACGGACGCCGCGCGCCGTGCCGCGTACGACCACGCCGAGCCCTGCGTCGCGATCATCAAGCACGCCAACCCGTGCGGCATCGCGATCGGCGCGGACGTCGCCGAGGCGCACCGCAAGGCCCACGCCTGCGACCCGCTGTCGGCGTTCGGCGGTGTGATCGCCGTGAACCGGCCGGTCAGCAAGGAGATGGCCGAGCAGGTCGCCGAGATCTTCACCGAGGTCATCGTCGCGCCGGACTACGAGGAGGGCGCCCTCGAGGCCCTCGCCAAGAAGAAGAACATCCGCGTGCTGCGCTGCCCCGAGCGCCCCGGCAACCCGGTCGAGGTCAAGCCCATCGACGGCGGCGCCCTCCTCCAGGTCACCGACCGTCTGCAGGCCGAGGGCGACGACCCGGCGCACTGGACCCTGGCGACGGGCGAGGCGCTCTCCGCCGAGGAGCTGGCCGAGCTCGCGTTCGCCTGGAAGGCGTGCCGGGCCGTGAAGTCCAACGCCATCCTGCTCGCCAAGGACGGCGCGTCGGTCGGCGTCGGCATGGGCCAGGTCAACCGTGTCGACTCCGCGAAGCTGGCGGTGGAGCGGGCCGGTGCCGAGCGCGCCCAGGGCTCGTACGCCGCGTCCGACGCGTTCTTCCCCTTCCCGGACGGCCTGGAGATCCTTATCGAGGCCGGCGTGAAGGCCGTGGTCCAGCCCGGCGGTTCGGTCCGTGACGAGCTGGTCGTGGAGGCCGCGAAGAAGGCGGGCGTCACGATGTACTTCACCGGGACGCGTCACTTCTTCCACTGA
- the purN gene encoding phosphoribosylglycinamide formyltransferase has protein sequence MAAKPVAKRLVVLVSGSGTNLQALLDEIAAVGSEAYGAEIVAVGADREGIEGLARAERAGLPTFVRKVRDHATREEWDAALAEAVAAYEPDLVVSAGFMKIVGKEFLARFGGRFINTHPALLPSFPGAHGVRDALAYGARVTGCTVHFVDDGVDTGPIIAQGVVEIRDEDDESALHERIKEVERRLLVEVVGRIARNGYRIEGRKVVIQ, from the coding sequence GTGGCCGCCAAGCCCGTGGCCAAGCGCCTCGTCGTGCTGGTCTCCGGATCCGGCACCAACCTCCAGGCGCTGCTCGACGAGATCGCCGCCGTCGGATCCGAGGCGTACGGCGCCGAGATCGTGGCCGTGGGCGCCGACCGCGAGGGCATCGAGGGGCTCGCCCGGGCCGAGCGCGCCGGGCTGCCGACCTTCGTCCGCAAGGTGAGGGACCACGCCACCCGCGAGGAGTGGGACGCCGCGCTCGCCGAGGCCGTCGCCGCGTACGAGCCCGACCTCGTGGTCTCCGCCGGTTTCATGAAGATCGTGGGCAAGGAGTTCCTGGCGCGCTTCGGCGGCCGGTTCATCAACACCCACCCCGCCCTGCTGCCCAGTTTTCCCGGCGCCCACGGCGTCCGTGACGCCCTCGCGTACGGAGCCAGGGTCACCGGCTGCACCGTCCACTTCGTCGACGACGGCGTCGACACCGGGCCGATCATCGCTCAGGGCGTGGTCGAGATCCGGGACGAGGACGACGAGAGCGCTCTGCACGAGCGCATCAAGGAAGTCGAGCGAAGGCTGCTCGTCGAGGTCGTGGGGCGGATCGCCCGCAACGGCTATCGCATTGAGGGACGAAAGGTAGTTATCCAGTGA
- a CDS encoding ALF repeat-containing protein encodes MRTNRIALALVASALAPALLASAPAFAADAAPSSAVTAAAATDDPGTPVDEMSEEELRAAIAAILADPDSGRGVEREANEALAGTVDDMREFLRTGYRLAQYEDDKVALFTILGKPYAGKRVKQEIYALLDAPTPEKLRTWLETGYRLAQYEDDKVALFTILGKPYAGKRVKQEIYALLDAPTPEKLRTWLDSGYRLAQAEDDRVAVARLLADPDISDALRAAAEKVIDGTPEELRYFLETGQYEVDK; translated from the coding sequence GTGAGAACGAACCGCATCGCCCTGGCCCTCGTGGCAAGCGCTCTCGCCCCGGCGCTCCTCGCGTCCGCCCCGGCCTTCGCCGCCGACGCGGCGCCGTCGTCCGCCGTCACGGCGGCGGCCGCCACGGACGACCCCGGCACGCCGGTGGACGAGATGTCGGAGGAGGAACTGCGCGCCGCCATCGCCGCCATCCTGGCCGACCCGGACTCCGGCAGGGGCGTCGAGCGGGAGGCGAACGAGGCCCTCGCCGGCACCGTGGACGACATGCGCGAATTCCTCAGGACCGGCTACCGCCTCGCGCAGTACGAGGACGACAAGGTCGCCCTCTTCACCATCCTCGGCAAGCCCTACGCCGGAAAGCGCGTCAAGCAGGAGATCTACGCCCTCCTCGACGCACCCACCCCCGAAAAGCTCCGCACCTGGCTCGAGACCGGCTACCGCCTCGCCCAGTACGAGGACGACAAGGTCGCCCTCTTCACCATCCTCGGCAAGCCCTACGCCGGAAAGCGCGTCAAGCAGGAGATCTACGCCCTCCTCGACGCACCCACCCCGGAGAAGCTGCGCACCTGGCTCGACAGCGGCTACCGGCTCGCCCAGGCCGAGGACGACCGCGTCGCCGTCGCCCGGCTGCTGGCCGACCCGGACATCAGCGACGCGCTCCGCGCGGCCGCGGAGAAGGTCATCGACGGCACGCCGGAGGAACTGCGGTACTTCCTGGAGACCGGGCAGTACGAGGTGGACAAGTAG
- a CDS encoding malate dehydrogenase — MTRTPVNVTVTGAAGQIGYALLFRIASGQLLGADVPVKLRLLEITPALKAAEGTAMELDDCAFPLLQGIDITDDPNVAFDGANVGLLVGARPRTKGMERGDLLEANGGIFKPQGKAINDHAADDVKILVVGNPANTNALIAQAAAPDVPAERFTAMTRLDHNRALTQLAKKTGSTVADIKRLTIWGNHSATQYPDIFHATIAGKNAAEVVNDEKWLAEDFIPTVAKRGAAIIEARGASSAASAANAAIDHVYSWVNGTDEGDWVSMGIPSDGSYGVPEGLISSFPVTVKDGAYEIVQGLEINEFSRARIDASVKELEEEREAVRALGLI; from the coding sequence ATGACCCGCACTCCCGTGAACGTCACCGTCACCGGCGCGGCCGGCCAGATCGGTTACGCCCTGCTCTTCCGCATCGCCTCCGGCCAGCTGCTCGGCGCCGACGTGCCGGTCAAGCTGCGCCTGCTGGAGATCACCCCGGCGCTCAAGGCCGCCGAGGGCACCGCGATGGAGCTCGACGACTGCGCGTTCCCGCTGCTCCAGGGCATCGACATCACCGACGACCCGAACGTCGCCTTCGACGGCGCCAACGTCGGTCTGCTCGTGGGCGCCCGCCCCCGCACCAAGGGCATGGAGCGCGGTGACCTCCTGGAGGCCAACGGCGGCATCTTCAAGCCGCAGGGCAAGGCCATCAACGACCACGCCGCGGACGACGTCAAGATCCTGGTCGTGGGCAACCCGGCGAACACCAACGCGCTCATCGCGCAGGCCGCCGCCCCGGACGTCCCGGCCGAGCGCTTCACCGCGATGACCCGCCTGGACCACAACCGCGCGCTGACCCAGCTCGCGAAGAAGACGGGCTCGACGGTCGCCGACATCAAGCGGCTCACCATCTGGGGCAACCACTCCGCCACCCAGTACCCGGACATCTTCCACGCCACCATCGCCGGCAAGAACGCCGCCGAGGTCGTCAACGACGAGAAGTGGCTGGCCGAGGACTTCATCCCGACCGTCGCCAAGCGCGGTGCCGCGATCATCGAGGCCCGCGGTGCCTCGTCGGCCGCCTCCGCCGCCAACGCCGCCATCGACCACGTGTACTCCTGGGTCAACGGCACGGACGAGGGCGACTGGGTCTCCATGGGCATCCCGTCGGACGGCTCCTACGGCGTCCCCGAGGGCCTCATCTCCTCCTTCCCGGTCACCGTGAAGGACGGCGCGTACGAGATCGTCCAGGGCCTGGAGATCAACGAGTTCTCCCGCGCCCGTATCGACGCCTCCGTCAAGGAGCTCGAGGAGGAGCGCGAGGCGGTCCGCGCCCTCGGCCTCATCTGA